A single region of the Vespula pensylvanica isolate Volc-1 chromosome 8, ASM1446617v1, whole genome shotgun sequence genome encodes:
- the LOC122631180 gene encoding peptide chain release factor 1-like, mitochondrial, whose protein sequence is MFLLFLSRFNVYSKRIIIYDTSQRCTLINLNILHNLKGMVRFMSNNVFASRLNLPLSDNSIRKYLDYLSDVYQNDQWKENNFVKMINIRSMAGMLEERINIMENVKYLQDIGKEDEEMKKLAREEEATYKQQLDDLDEKLLNVILFDLDKENYNNTILEISAGVGGQEAMLFVEDLYKMYLGYADYLGIEYELLELDKSESCGVRHTSILLKGNLAFKKFRHEGGVHRVQRIPKTEKSGRMHTSTVSVAILPEPTDIEINLNHKDLKIETMRASGAGGQHVNTTDSAVRITHCPTGIAVTCETQRSQLKNKEIALLKLKTILYQQELNKQIGIVSEMRKKQMGLGLRNEKIRTYNYNQDRITDHRVENGTMHNLKSFMTGGVELEELEGILQSNIQKKILADMINKVESKTK, encoded by the exons atgtttcttctattcttgTCAAGATTTAATGTTTATAgtaaacgtataataatatatgatactTCGCAAAGATGTACTTTgatcaatttaaatatattacataaccTCAAAGGAATGGTTCGTTTCATGTCAAATAATGTGTTTGCATCACGTTTAAATTTACCACTTTCGGATAACAGTATTAGAAAGTATTTAGATTATCTTTCTGACGTTTATCAAAATGAtcaatggaaagaaaataactttgtaaaaatgattaatataagaTCCATGGCAGGCATGTTAGAGGaacgtattaatattatggaaaatgtaaaatacttGCAAGATAttg gtaaagaagacgaagaaatgaaaaagttagCTCGGGAAGAAGAAGCAACGTATAAACAACAGTTAGATGATCTGGATGAAAAGTTATTGaacgtaattttatttgaccttgataaagaaaattataacaataccATTCTTGAAATATCAGCTGGTGTCGGAGGTCAAGAGGCTATGCTTTTTGTTGAAGATCTTTACAAGATGTATTTAGGATATGCAGATTATTTAGGAAtagaatatgaattattagaGCTTGATAAAAGTGAAAGTTGTGGTGTAAGGCATACTAGTATTTTACTTAAAGGTAATCtagcttttaaaaaatttagacATGAAGGAGGCGTTCATAGAGTACAAAGAATACCAAAAACCGAAAAATCTGGTCGTATGCATACCAGTACAGTATCTGTTGCTATTCTGCCAGAACCCAcagatattgaaattaatttaaatcataaGGATCTGAAAATAGAAACAATGAGAGCATCGGGTGCTGGTGGTCAGCACGTAAATACAACTGATTCAGCTGTGAGAATAACTCATTGCCCAACTGGAATAGCAGTAACTTGTGAAACGCAAAGatcacaattaaaaaataaagaaatagcaCTCTTAAAGCtaaaaactattttatatcaaCAAGAATTGAATAAACAAATTGGGATTGTTAGTGAAATGCGTAAGAAGCAAATGGGCTTAGGattgagaaatgaaaagataagaacatataattataatcaagaTCGTATCACGGATCACAGAGTAGAAAATGGAACAATGCataatttaaaatcgtttatgACAGGAGGTGTAGAATTGGAAGAACTGGAAGGTATATTGCAAAgtaatatacaaaagaaaattttagcggatatgataaataaagtaGAGtccaaaacaaaataa